A genomic window from Pecten maximus chromosome 6, xPecMax1.1, whole genome shotgun sequence includes:
- the LOC117329767 gene encoding malate synthase-like has product MFRQYRIMERLHVLQRHLVGNKTQSRPRHQECVASAPTTDRLWRQSIEQLGVEISDPPAHLDTAFRTLLTLEAVQFLDELVREFQDAVDQMLISRQLKKLNLDTSGKLPEFSKDDSIRHSNWTVASIPQRLKCRHVDLGDVSPSNMDHFKAALKSTAQGIQTDFDDGHCPTWTNQLSGLYNVYRAIHGLIPGVASIEHLPVIMMRPRAWNMVESNVLVGGKQIPGPLFDFGVLMFHNAQHLLKKNSGPYFYLSKLEGRLEARVWDQIFSWTEKKLGLPHGCVKACVLIENVLASFEMEEILFELQDHSAGLNCGIWDYSASFINKFGCRKDFLLPDRNKYVSMDRHFLKSYMDLVVATCHHRGCPATGGMAASLLPDSPATSVDYEKVVESVKQGKGKEIKAGVDGFMVYDIRLLQPMQKLFKDLTPGENQYHVKRDEITITAYDLLLMPSGGVTRSGLKHNITVGILFIDSWLKGQGHFSLNGSIEDSATAEISRSQVWQCIRHQAILEEDGKVITFAMVQSVARGVVRDQLSVISAGQKVSQNDYTRLQTAVQMFLEIVTKKDFPEFITTYLSLNHTWLSFHQTVKLN; this is encoded by the exons ATGTTTCG GCAATATCGCATCATGGAAAGGTTACATGTCCTCCAGCGCCATCTGGTGGGTAACAAGACACAGTCCAGACCTCGACACCAAGAGTGTGTAGCATCTGCTCCAACCACGGACAGATTGTGGAGACAGTCTATTGAACAG CTTGGTGTGGAAATTAGCGATCCCCCAGCACATCTTGACACTGCCTTCAGAACTCTCCTGACATTGGAGGCTGTACAATTTCTTGACGAGTTGGTTCGGGAGTTTCAGGATGCTGTAGATCAG atgcTGATTTCTCGTCAGTTGAAGAAATTGAATCTGGACACATCTGGAAAGCTGCCAGAGTTTAGTAAAGATGACAGTATTCGTCATAGCAACTGGACCGTAGCTTCTATCCCTCAACGACTCAAATGTCGACATGTAGACCTCGGAGATGTGTCGCCTAGCAACATGGATCACTTTAAGGCTGCTCTGAAATCCACTGCTCAGGGGATACAG ACAGATTTTGATGACGGCCATTGTCCCACCTGGACCAATCAGCTTTCGGGGTTGTACAATGTTTACCGGGCCATACACGGACTAATCCCAG GTGTCGCGTCGATCGAACACCTTCCCGTGATCATGATGCGGCCCCGAGCCTGGAACATGGTGGAATCCAATGTATTG GTTGGTGGAAAACAGATCCCTGGGCCTCTGTTCGACTTCGGAGTACTGATGTTCCACAATGCCCAACACCTGCTTAAAAAAAACTCTGGCCCTTACTTCTACCTGTCCAAG ctgGAAGGCAGGCTTGAAGCTCGTGTATGGGATCAAATATTTTCATGGACAGAAAAAAAG TTGGGGCTCCCCCATGGCTGTGTGAAGGCCTGCGTACTCATTGAGAACGTCCTCGCCTCATTTGAGATGGAAGAGATTCTGTTTGAGTTACAAGATCACAGTGCCGGGCTGAACTGTGGGATTTGGGATTACTCAGCATCCTTTATCAACAAGTTTg GGTGTAGGAAGGATTTCCTACTTCCGGACAGAAACAAGTATGTTTCCATGGACAGACACTTCCTCAAAAGTTACATGGACTTGGTAGTGGCCACTTGTCATCATCGTGGTTGCCCGGCAACAGGTGGAATGGCCGCATCGTTGCTTCCTGACTCACCAGCTACAAGTGTGGATTATGAAAAAGTTGTAGAATCTGTTAAACA AGGAAAGGGGAAGGAGATCAAAGCAGGTGTAGATGGATTCATGGTGTACGATATCCGACTTCTCCAGCCCATGCAAAAG CTGTTTAAGGATCTAACGCCTGGAGAGAACCAATACCATGTGAAAAGAGATGAGATCACTATTACAGCATACGACCTCCTACTGATGCCTTCC GGTGGAGTCACGCGTAGTGGACTAAAGCACAACATTACTGTGGGGATACTCTTTATTGACAGTTGGCTGAAAG gtcaaggtcacttcaGTTTGAATGGATCAATAGAAGATTCAGCTACAGCAgaaatttcaaggtcacag GTTTGGCAGTGCATTCGTCACCAGGCAATTTTGGAGGAGGATGGTAAAGTTATCACCTTTGCGATGGTTCAATCTGTTGCCAGGGGAGTCGTACGAGATCAGCTCTCGGTGATTAGTGCAGGACAAAAAGTATCCCAGAATGACTACACCCGACTTCAGACAGCAGTGCAGATGTTCTTGGAAATTGTTACAAAGAAGGATTTCCCAGAGTTCATCACCACCTATCTGAGTCTGAATCATACTTGGCTCAGCTTCCATCAAACTgtgaaattaaattga